The nucleotide sequence GCGGTATTTCTGCTCGGAATATATTTTGTCAGATTtattaaagataaaaatttaagtacatttaattttatgtaaaattaattgAGAACGattaaatgatttgactaaatttttatctaacgattCTCAGTTGTTAATTTTACGTAAAAAGTTGATTGCACttgaatttctatttttattatttttatttgaattttcttatctttagtgtgtatatatatatacacactaatTATACGTCATCGAGTCGATTTGAATCTATCTGATTTATATTCGGATTAATTTAAGGTCGAATTTCgtgtattaaaaattaaaaaaaatgataatttcattcttattttttataatgttactttatatataaatttttacatTATATATTGCATAAATTTGTAAAAAAAGAGTGATGTTATTAAAATTGGAGTGAGAATATCCATTCCATTATAAAATATTAGGATATATTCAGATCTAAGTACATGCACATTCCTACTTTGAGTTCAACTAATTAGTATTATCTAAAACTATTATACTACGTGTACAACAAAATCAATCATTAAAATCAGTCatatgttgaaatataaatatacataaaaaaaattaaatcatacgtatatttatacacaaatacattaattTTGATGTATGAATAACATTTTTGTATGCAAATATGTTCAGGTTACTCTTTACCAAGATGCTCATGTCCTAGATGATTTTTCTCCAAGAGTAGTGCTTGATGGAAGTAAGACTTACGAGCCTCAAAGATGCTGGGAGGATATCTTTGATGCAATCAACGAAGCAAAACACTTTATATACATCACTGGTTGGTCTCTTTACACTCAGATTTCTCTGATAAGAGATCCTAAGAGGCCAAAGCATGGTGGAGACATAACACTCGGTGAGTTGCTCAAGAAAAAGGCAAAGGAAGATGGAGTCAGGGTTGTTCTGCTTCTATGGCAGGATGGAATAATTCGAGTTCCAGGAATTGGAAGCTACGCCAGAACCATGGGTACTCATGATAAAGAAACCCAAAGCTATTTCAAGGACACAAATGTCCACTGCATTTTGTGCCCACGTGACAGTGTTTTTTACACTCATCACCAAAAGATTGTGGTGGTGGATGCTAAGTTGCCAAATGGAAAGGACTCAGATCATCAAAGAAGAATTGTGAGTTTCATTGGAGGTATTGATCTCTGTAATGGAAGATATGATACTCaatttcattctctttttcaaaCTTTAGCTGCTGAACACAGTAAAGATTTTTATCAACCAAGTATTTCTGGATCTGCAATTGAAAAGGGTGGTCCTAGGGAGCCATGGCATGATATACACTGTAAGCTTGAAGGGCCTATTGCATGGAATGTTTACTCCACCTTTGTGCAGAGATTTCGAAAACAGGGCACAGATCAGGGGATGCTTCTTTCAGAAGAAAAGCTTAAGGATTTCATCATTGCACCATCTCAAGCAACGAACcctgatgatgataatgagacgTGGAATGTTCAGTTGTTCAGATCCATTGATGATACAGCTACTCTTGGTTTTCCAGAAACTGCTAAAGAAGCTTTTGAACATGGGCTTGTTAGTGGGGAGAACAAGATGATAGATCGAAGCATTCAAGATGCATACATTAATGCTATTCGGCGAGCAAAGAATTTCATATATATTGAGAACCAATATTTCATAGGAAGTGCTTTTGGGTGGAGTGTGGATAGCACAGAATTTGATGCTGTTCATCTTATCCCAAAGGAGCTTTCACTCAAAATTGTTAGCAAGATTAAAGCTAAGGAGAAGTTCATGGTGTATGTAGTGATTCCAATGTGGCCGGAGGGTGTTCCAATAAATAAGACTACTGGAACTGTTCAGAAAATACTATATTTGCAGAGGAGGACTATAGAGATGATGTACAAGGACATTGTTGAAGCACTCAAGGAAGAGAAAATTGAACAAGATCCTCGGAAATATTTGTCATTCTTCTGTCTTGGCAATCGAGAGGTAAAGAAGGACGGAGAGTATGTGCCTCCACAGAGACCAGAACAAGGTTCTGATTACCAGAAAGCTCAAGAAGCCAGACGCTTCATGATTTATGTGCATTCCAAGATGATGATAGGTAA is from Arachis ipaensis cultivar K30076 chromosome B01, Araip1.1, whole genome shotgun sequence and encodes:
- the LOC107634518 gene encoding phospholipase D alpha 1 isoform X2; the protein is MAPFLLHGDINATIYETQKFDTFSSVPLYASIYLDEVKIESRRLKEPINPKLEECFYIRCAHMASNIVVKLERDKWLSSLRGRGVIGEAYVEVDEKMLNGVEVDKWVEIVDASKKPISGGPKIHVKLQLFDAKRHQNWSQGIKSPDFPGVPRTFFSQHKGCKVTLYQDAHVLDDFSPRVVLDGSKTYEPQRCWEDIFDAINEAKHFIYITGWSLYTQISLIRDPKRPKHGGDITLGELLKKKAKEDGVRVVLLLWQDGIIRVPGIGSYARTMGTHDKETQSYFKDTNVHCILCPRDSVFYTHHQKIVVVDAKLPNGKDSDHQRRIVSFIGGIDLCNGRYDTQFHSLFQTLAAEHSKDFYQPSISGSAIEKGGPREPWHDIHCKLEGPIAWNVYSTFVQRFRKQGTDQGMLLSEEKLKDFIIAPSQATNPDDDNETWNVQLFRSIDDTATLGFPETAKEAFEHGLVSGENKMIDRSIQDAYINAIRRAKNFIYIENQYFIGSAFGWSVDSTEFDAVHLIPKELSLKIVSKIKAKEKFMVYVVIPMWPEGVPINKTTGTVQKILYLQRRTIEMMYKDIVEALKEEKIEQDPRKYLSFFCLGNREVKKDGEYVPPQRPEQGSDYQKAQEARRFMIYVHSKMMIVDDEYIIIGSANINQRSMDGGRDTEIAMGAYQPHHLATSQGGARGQIHGFRMSLWYEHLGMHEDTFLNPESEECINKVKQLGDKYWELYSNKDLLGSNNLPGHLLRYPVDISADDGTLTNLSGVEFFPDTNAPILGAKNPTIINRVLPNKIFTM